In Carassius gibelio isolate Cgi1373 ecotype wild population from Czech Republic chromosome B17, carGib1.2-hapl.c, whole genome shotgun sequence, the genomic stretch CATCCGTCAGAAGAACGAGCTGGGTGTCTATCTGTTTAACCTGGCTCTCTCGGACCTGTTGTTTATCACGTGTTTACCAGTGTGGGTTCAATTCTGTCTGTACGATGAGTGGTATCACGGCAAGACGATGTGTTTTGTATGTGTTTTCCTGCTCTTTACAAACTTCTACACCAGCGCTATGCTTCTGAGCTGCATCGCGGTGGATCGCTATTTAGCCATCGTCTACCCGCTCAAATTTTGCACTTTTAGAAAGCGCAAGACTGCGGTCAGCATGAGCATTGCTGCATGGATTTTTACTCTTGTGTTTAATGCAATAACCGTGTATCCAGACATGATCTACGACGAGGAGAACTTAATCTGCTTGGATTTATTTCCTTTGCATGAAAAGCAAATAATTGTCAATACTGCTCGTTTTATTGTAGGCTTCCTCGTTCCCGCATTGGTTGTGGGTTTCTGTTATTGCCGGATATGTTTGGATGTGAAGAGAAACCAAACGCTTGGGTCAATGGAGCGCCAGCATGTCTTCCGGCTTCTTGGATGCATTTTGTTGACCCTTTATTTGTGTTTTGGACCTGTGCACATCATGATGGTTATGAGGGTTTTGCTGGAGGATTGTCCATATCCCAACTGGCTCTTCATTGGATATAAGGTCTGCGTCTTTCTCTCGATGCTCAACTGCCTGGCTGATCCACTTCTGTACTGCTTTATGAGCAGAACGGGTCAAGCCAGTGCTTTAAATGTGTTACACATCCTCAGGAGAACATGGAAGAAAGAGTGTCAAAAAGAGATGGAAAATCTAAGACAAAGCAACCAAATTCTTGGAACTGCAACCGTTCCAATCACAGAAGCAACCTTTAGGACTGAATTCAGCACTGATAACTTGTGATCAGATCATGCTGATGTTTATAAACTTCAACTAAGAAATGAAGCCATAAAACTTTACAAGCTGTCCATTCAAACTCAAACTGTCTGACTAAGCTCATTTCTGTCGTGGCAACTCTCAGAAggattggcatggtaatgtacaaTGTTAGTGTATTTGGTTTTGGaagaatagatctgctacactgctgcaATACATCCACaccatgctgctgtgagcatgtaagaaatattgcaTAACAAATGAATAACATATATGAAATGACCCCCATAT encodes the following:
- the LOC127976354 gene encoding psychosine receptor, whose protein sequence is MNITVDAMNNSNETDDCYPSANPEKMVFVGLQLAVILIGIPSNVFFLFVSYRLIRQKNELGVYLFNLALSDLLFITCLPVWVQFCLYDEWYHGKTMCFVCVFLLFTNFYTSAMLLSCIAVDRYLAIVYPLKFCTFRKRKTAVSMSIAAWIFTLVFNAITVYPDMIYDEENLICLDLFPLHEKQIIVNTARFIVGFLVPALVVGFCYCRICLDVKRNQTLGSMERQHVFRLLGCILLTLYLCFGPVHIMMVMRVLLEDCPYPNWLFIGYKVCVFLSMLNCLADPLLYCFMSRTGQASALNVLHILRRTWKKECQKEMENLRQSNQILGTATVPITEATFRTEFSTDNL